One genomic window of Halogeometricum sp. S3BR5-2 includes the following:
- a CDS encoding MATE family efflux transporter, with product MFALAWPIIVTELLQVAYNLADTVWLGRLSTDAVAAISLAFPLIFLLISVGGGFTVAGTILVAQYTGAKREGSAGVVAGQTFTFITAIAVAVGLLGFFATDLMLGVLPSSAATAGQVIPLAGDYMRVFFLGLPFLFGFFVFSSLMRGYGNTRAPMVVMFISVAINVVVDPIFIFGFQNNPLFGMLGVPGLEASLFGLTGFAGYGVTGAAVATVLSRLVATVVGLYVIFWTDAGPDVSLGDFVPRREYIEKIVRLGVPSALEQSASALGFITLTAMVVTFTPEVVAAYGLGNRLTSLVFLPALGLGRATDTIVGQNLGAQKPDRAERAVWLAAKVGAAVMLLIGVVAYVFAEPIVGVFIGTGTDSAARTIELGAEYVRVRAFEFGFIGVLQTVLGAYRGAGNTKTALAFSLFALWVGRVPIVYYLSFVLDFGESGIWIGMAVGQILGAVAAAAWFTRGTWKQSVIDRADAAPK from the coding sequence ATGTTCGCGCTCGCGTGGCCCATCATCGTCACCGAGTTGCTCCAGGTCGCCTACAACCTGGCCGACACCGTCTGGCTCGGCCGCCTCTCGACGGACGCCGTCGCCGCCATCAGCCTCGCGTTTCCCCTGATATTCCTTCTCATCTCGGTCGGCGGCGGGTTCACCGTCGCGGGGACCATCCTCGTCGCGCAGTACACGGGCGCGAAGCGGGAGGGTTCGGCCGGCGTCGTCGCCGGGCAGACGTTCACGTTCATCACCGCCATCGCCGTCGCCGTCGGCCTCCTCGGCTTCTTCGCGACGGACCTGATGCTCGGCGTCCTGCCGAGTTCGGCCGCGACGGCCGGACAGGTCATCCCGCTGGCCGGCGACTACATGCGGGTGTTCTTCCTCGGCCTCCCCTTCCTGTTCGGCTTCTTCGTGTTCTCCTCGCTCATGCGCGGGTACGGCAACACGCGCGCGCCGATGGTCGTGATGTTCATCAGCGTCGCCATCAACGTCGTCGTCGACCCCATCTTCATCTTCGGCTTTCAGAACAACCCCCTGTTCGGGATGCTCGGCGTCCCCGGCCTCGAAGCCTCGCTGTTCGGCCTCACCGGCTTCGCGGGCTACGGGGTCACGGGCGCCGCCGTGGCGACGGTGCTGTCGCGCCTGGTGGCGACGGTCGTCGGTCTCTACGTCATCTTCTGGACCGACGCCGGCCCCGACGTCTCGCTGGGCGATTTCGTCCCCCGGCGCGAGTACATCGAGAAAATCGTCCGCCTCGGCGTTCCCAGCGCCCTCGAACAGTCCGCGAGCGCCCTCGGCTTCATCACCCTGACCGCCATGGTCGTCACGTTCACGCCCGAAGTCGTCGCCGCCTACGGCCTCGGCAACCGACTCACCTCGCTAGTCTTCCTCCCGGCGCTCGGACTGGGTCGGGCGACCGACACCATCGTCGGGCAGAACCTCGGCGCGCAGAAACCGGACCGAGCCGAGCGGGCGGTGTGGCTAGCCGCGAAGGTGGGCGCCGCGGTGATGCTCCTCATCGGCGTCGTCGCCTACGTCTTCGCCGAACCCATCGTCGGCGTCTTCATCGGCACCGGCACCGACTCGGCCGCGCGGACCATCGAACTCGGCGCCGAGTACGTCCGCGTCCGCGCCTTCGAGTTCGGCTTCATCGGCGTCCTCCAGACCGTCCTCGGGGCCTACCGCGGCGCGGGCAACACGAAGACCGCGCTGGCGTTCTCGCTGTTCGCTCTCTGGGTCGGTCGCGTCCCCATCGTCTACTACCTCTCGTTCGTCCTGGACTTCGGGGAGTCGGGCATCTGGATCGGGATGGCCGTCGGGCAGATTCTCGGCGCCGTCGCGGCCGCCGCGTGGTTCACCCGCGGGACGTGGAAGCAGTCCGTCATCGACCGCGCGGACGCCGCCCCGAAGTGA
- a CDS encoding 2Fe-2S iron-sulfur cluster-binding protein, translating into MVEISLLGLGLGVTLTLLAVSLHFSRGTAWTPTADISQDVLERRASTVPETDFPEPMNRSIGGGGVAAGAVGEGEEGGELEGEAEEESTSPADIPEDEVEYFEVEYAKQGSTIEVANNQTLLEAGEDEGWDLPYACRQGQCVSCAGQVTSGGNSEDYVVHDNQQMLDDAEMDEGYTLTCVAYPKADLTLETGEAP; encoded by the coding sequence ATGGTCGAAATCAGTCTCTTGGGGTTGGGTCTCGGCGTGACCCTGACGCTCCTCGCCGTCTCCCTGCACTTCTCGCGCGGGACGGCGTGGACGCCGACGGCGGACATCTCACAGGACGTCCTCGAACGCCGGGCGAGCACCGTCCCCGAGACGGACTTCCCCGAACCGATGAACCGCTCTATCGGCGGCGGCGGCGTCGCCGCGGGCGCCGTCGGCGAAGGCGAAGAGGGCGGGGAACTCGAAGGCGAGGCCGAAGAGGAGTCGACGAGTCCCGCCGACATCCCCGAGGACGAAGTCGAGTACTTCGAGGTGGAGTACGCGAAGCAGGGCAGCACCATCGAAGTCGCCAACAACCAGACGCTCTTGGAAGCCGGCGAGGACGAGGGCTGGGACCTCCCGTACGCCTGCCGGCAGGGTCAGTGCGTCTCCTGCGCCGGGCAGGTCACCTCCGGCGGCAACTCCGAGGACTACGTCGTCCACGACAACCAACAGATGCTCGACGACGCCGAGATGGACGAAGGGTACACGCTCACCTGCGTCGCCTACCCCAAGGCCGACCTCACGCTCGAAACCGGCGAAGCGCCCTGA
- a CDS encoding Nramp family divalent metal transporter, with protein MAATSQSGLRDTVSGFFQEYGLAFVMVASYFGSGSVFIASSAGVRYGYTLAWAVVGAALLGFMGQDMSARLGIFGESLMSFIRSKLGQTGALAVAVLLSVGCVAWALELTAAVGKGISILMGGAVGWMPLAVLTGLAAIVTGVLNYEGIERVMTAMMLGLLVIYLVVAGASGPDVGALASGFVPALGSFGEAAVLTSAAGIVGTTALWPNFFLESNLVSEKGWTEKADVSTMRRDLGIGYTVGGVTTIAILIAAAAVLRPAGYTSLETFITPGRALADVLGQWAMTLFLLGAVAAAFNSIIPIMWAPAYMIQNARGKDVDSGSRDFKIIYAIGTGIGCLSPLVTILFGLSVVDMILLFPAYNGIVGLPVTVLFLFWALNDSETMGEETNSLALTAANLVLVVLALFLSATSAPGFFETLTTGGF; from the coding sequence GGCCGGCGTTCGGTACGGCTACACCCTCGCGTGGGCCGTCGTCGGGGCGGCGCTGCTGGGCTTCATGGGACAGGACATGAGCGCTCGACTCGGCATCTTCGGCGAGTCGCTGATGTCGTTCATCCGGTCGAAACTCGGGCAGACCGGCGCGCTCGCCGTCGCGGTGCTGCTCTCCGTCGGCTGCGTGGCGTGGGCGCTCGAACTCACCGCCGCCGTCGGGAAGGGAATCTCCATCCTCATGGGCGGCGCCGTCGGCTGGATGCCGCTGGCCGTCCTCACCGGTCTGGCGGCCATCGTCACGGGCGTCCTCAACTACGAGGGCATCGAGCGCGTCATGACGGCGATGATGCTCGGCCTCCTCGTCATCTACCTCGTCGTCGCCGGCGCGAGCGGACCCGACGTCGGCGCACTGGCGTCCGGGTTCGTCCCCGCACTCGGGTCGTTCGGGGAGGCGGCCGTGCTCACGTCCGCCGCCGGCATCGTCGGTACGACGGCGCTGTGGCCGAACTTCTTCCTCGAATCCAACCTCGTCTCCGAGAAGGGCTGGACGGAGAAGGCCGACGTCTCGACGATGCGGCGCGACCTCGGCATCGGCTACACCGTCGGCGGCGTCACGACAATCGCCATCCTCATCGCCGCCGCGGCGGTGCTCCGGCCGGCCGGCTACACGTCCCTGGAGACGTTCATCACCCCCGGCCGCGCGCTCGCCGACGTGCTCGGACAGTGGGCGATGACGCTGTTCCTGCTCGGCGCCGTCGCGGCCGCGTTCAACAGCATCATCCCCATCATGTGGGCGCCCGCGTACATGATCCAGAACGCCCGCGGGAAGGACGTCGACAGCGGGAGCCGCGACTTCAAGATCATCTACGCCATCGGGACGGGAATCGGCTGCCTGTCGCCGCTCGTCACGATACTCTTCGGGCTGAGCGTCGTCGACATGATTCTGCTGTTCCCGGCGTACAACGGCATCGTCGGGCTCCCGGTGACGGTGCTGTTCCTCTTCTGGGCGCTCAACGACTCCGAGACGATGGGCGAGGAGACGAACAGCCTCGCGCTGACGGCCGCGAACCTGGTGCTCGTGGTGTTGGCGCTCTTCCTCTCGGCCACCTCGGCCCCCGGATTCTTCGAGACGCTCACCACCGGCGGGTTCTGA